The Euphorbia lathyris chromosome 3, ddEupLath1.1, whole genome shotgun sequence genome contains a region encoding:
- the LOC136223779 gene encoding protein MAINTENANCE OF MERISTEMS-like: MADARRAHAAQAERAEGRDEAAGIDMDGDASMHRPSADTIPIDRGVVTRGRDGRFSSTAASSSGSSKRSRSVEDDWVVKDPVPGGPFDGAVIPSFLGHIACAIWAGQDRGVLRCHTRSGYCTKLRLWYSGSSRTIQSRIESSGLFHLPGIMHSHIDAALITAFVERWQPDTSSFHMPFGEMTILMHDVWEILRIPVDGAMVTADATVDELKECVMDLFGATRVELDARHYASGGIRAASVMERCGGDRIPEIQAIAWTWLMLGSTLFVDKSGDRIRPSCLLEVQDSAAGAVGLSWGSAALAYLYRHLGIATRGDCGQMTGCMTLLQSWIYEYFPCFRPHREAVTVDPDLPRASLWPSISMEKSDERLRAFRARLDVLTADEVMWMPYGPDAITETPRTLYSGWIRYRDVIEPYMSGRCLRQLGHVQTIPRPILQPSKAVRPWTSLKYRVEVPAVMV, translated from the exons ATGGCGGACGCCCGGAGGGCACATGCTGCACAGGCGGAGCGTGCTGAGGGACGGGATGAGGCGGCTGGTATAGACATGGACGGGGATGCTTCTATGCATCGTCCTAGTGCTGATACTATCCCCATAGATCGTGGCGTTgtgacgaggggtcgagacggacgattttcttctaccgcagcatcttcttctg gtagcagcaagcgatcgaggagtgtagaggatgactggGTTGTGAAGGACCCCGTCCCCGGGGGTCCATTTGATGGTGCTGTGATCCCGAGCTTTTTGGGACATATTGCATGTGCTATATGGGCCGGTCAGGACAGGGGCGTccttaggtgtcataccagatcagGGTATTGCACGAAGCTGAGATTATGGTACAGTGGTTCTTCCCGGACGATTCAGTCGCGTATCGAGTCATCTGGCTTGTTCCATTTACCTGGTATTATGCACAGTCACATAGATGCTGCACTGATCACAGCATTTGttgagcggtggcagccagacacgtcatcatttcacatgccatttggcgagatgaccattttgatgcatgatgtgtgggagatattgcgcatccccgtagatggtgccatggtgactgctgatgcgactgttgatgagcttaaggagtgcgtgatggatttgtttggggCGACTCGGGTTGAGTTAGATGCCCGTCATTATGCTTCTGGTGGTATACGAGCCGCTTCCGTCATGGAGCGCTGTGGAGGTGATCGGATTCCTGAGATCCAGGCTATAGCTTGGACGTGGCTGATgctcggttccaccttgttcgtagacaagagtggtgaccgcatccgaccttcttgtctgttagaggtgcaggactcggcggctggagccgttggactttcttggggatcagctgcactagcatatctataccgtcatcttggtattgctaccagaggagattgcgggcagatgacgggttgtatgacattgctccagtcctggatttacgagtattttccttgcttcaggccacatcgagaggcagttacagttgacccggatcttcctagggcttcgttgtggccatctatatcgatggagaagagcgatgagcggttgagagcatttcgtgcccggcttgatgtgttgacagcagatgag gtcatgtggatgccgtatggcCCTGATGCCATTACTGAGACCCCGAGGACTCTATATTCTGGATGGATACGGTATcgggatgtgatcgagccgtacatGTCGGGGCGATGCCTTCGACAGCTTGGACATGTGCAGACCATTCCTAGACCGATATTGCAGCCTTCTAAGGCTGTTCGCCCGTGGACCAGTTTGAAGTATCGTGTAGAGGTGCCAGCTGTGATGGTGTAG
- the LOC136222729 gene encoding uncharacterized protein codes for MKEKMSRFKGVISYVKETWLVHKEKFVVAWTKEFLHFGNTTTCRVESEHASLKQWLNTATGSLDTVWQKVHKQIESQATNIRYMLEQSRLRQSVTFTGRPLSQLVFKVSHYCLQLLNQELERMRGLSHEVYVRCGCVLRTSHKIPCACELKRACDLEQMISSESVHVFWRTLLINHGHTDENDGRNDLNEEQRYFKSLVDQVSKADPSVMRNISMFIHDQLHPDQAQYTEPDVKINVRGRPKVSKSTKRMPSSWEYNETRRGRARSTSSSRSRGRSGRISSSSSVHNAASSDGKTYHGSEFVHSDKIVGIIKPYVESYYDVVGDGNCGFRTVATYIFGDEEAWQTVRHHIRNEVIANRCLYQRVFVDTVDAALHRVSWDGAGCTPDYWMIVWDDLWPVATMYNSAIMLFGFSGGDTLALCGTILPLYAASTATRPSREICIAHLGNHCQHYIRLNLSPNFPVPPIVHWWFVHRGQSVVGWERFYQDRVNIDEFCVVNCDEFCVVL; via the exons atgaaggaaaagatgagcaggttcaaaggagttatctcgtatgttaaggagacgtggttggtgcataaggagaagtttgttgttgcttggacaaaggagttcctacattttggtaacacaactacttgtcgagtggagagcgaacatgctagtctaaagcaatggctcaatacggcaactgggtcccttgacacggtatggcagaaggttcacaagcagattgaatcacaagcaaccaatataag gtacatgcttgaACAGTCGCGGCTTCGTCAATCAGTCACTTTCACCGGACGCCCATTAAGCCAACTTGTATTCAAAGTCTCTCATTATTGTCTGCAGTTGTTGAATCAAGAGTTAGAGCGTATGAGAgggttgagccatgaagtgtacgtgcgttgcggttgtgtattgagaacatcgcataagataccatgtgcatgtgaactgaaacgagcttgtgatctggaacaaatgatcagttctgagagtgttcacgtgttttggagaacacttttaatcaatcatggtcacactgatgaaaatgacgGGCGTAATGATCTGAACGAGGAGCAGCGATATTTTAAGTCCTTAGTGGACCAAGTCTCTAAAGCCGACCCATCCGTAATGCgtaatatttcaatgtttatccatgatcaactacaccctgatcaagctCAGTACACCGAACCCGATGTCAAAATTAACGTGCGGGGGCGACCTAAGGTGAGCAAATCCACAAAACGTATGCCGAGTTCTTGGGAATATAATGAAACTCGTCGTGGACGGGCTCGTTCTACTAGTTCATCTAGGAGTCGTGGTAGAAGTGGCAGAATTAGCTCGTCATCCTCGGTACATAATGCTGCCTCATCAG ATGGAAAAACGTATCATGGTTCTGAATTCGTACATTCCGATAAAATAGTTGGCATAATTAAACCATACGTCGAATCATACTACGACGTTGtaggtgatggaaattgtggtttccgtacggtagcaacttacatttttggtgacgaagaagcgtggcagacagttaggcatcacattcgaaatgaagtaattgctaaccgttGTTTGTATCAAAGAGTGTTTGTTGATACTGTTGATGCAGCTCTTCATAGAGTAAGTTGGGACGGTGCAGGTTGTACGCCGGATTATTGGATGATCGTTTGGGATGACTTGTGGCCGGTTGCTACCATGTACAATTCTGCTATCATGTTATTTGGCTTCTCAGGTGGGGACACATTAGCGTTGTGTGGTACTATCTTACCATTGTATGCCGCATCGACTGCTACAAGACCATCACGTGAGATTTGTATAGCTCATTTAGGGAATCACTGCCAGCACTACATACGTTTAAATTTATCGCCTAACTTTCCGGTGCCCCCTATAGTACACTGGTGGTTTGTGCACCGAGGCCAAAGCGTTGTAGGATGGGAGCGCTTCTATCAGGATAGG GTGaatattgatgaattttgtgtg gtgaattgtgatgaattttgtgtggttct GTGA